One Cellulosimicrobium protaetiae genomic region harbors:
- a CDS encoding DUF368 domain-containing protein, whose amino-acid sequence MTNTPPDEQPARAHDAQDVHPAHDEHPAHLARPRTSWRSAPGYAIRGGLVGAAESVPGISGGTIALVVGLYDDLIDAASQVVHAGRELVTGLVRRRGVRPALQALRSLDWALLVPVLAGMVVVLLLSLRLIAPLLESYPVQVRSVFFGMIVVSVAVPLRLMPGRFRVLDGVLLVAAAVAGFLLTSLPPGQVEDPSLWFVFLGAAIAINALVLPGVSGSFVLLAMGLYVPVQQALSDRDLAFVGAFVLGAAVGLASFVKLLQWLLHHRRQGTMAVLAGLMIGSLRALWPWQEDDGTLLAPTGSVVVPVLLAVAGAAVVLVAMVWESRSAARAEVRA is encoded by the coding sequence GTGACGAACACGCCTCCCGACGAGCAGCCCGCCCGCGCCCACGACGCGCAGGACGTGCACCCCGCGCACGACGAGCACCCCGCGCACCTCGCCCGCCCGCGCACCTCGTGGCGCTCGGCGCCCGGGTACGCGATCCGCGGGGGGCTCGTCGGGGCGGCGGAGTCCGTGCCCGGCATCTCGGGCGGCACGATCGCTCTCGTCGTCGGGCTCTACGACGACCTGATCGACGCGGCGAGCCAGGTCGTGCACGCGGGTCGCGAGCTCGTCACCGGCCTCGTGCGGCGCCGCGGCGTCCGTCCGGCGCTCCAGGCGCTGCGGTCGCTGGACTGGGCGCTGCTCGTCCCGGTCCTCGCCGGGATGGTGGTCGTCCTGCTCCTGTCGCTGCGGCTCATCGCGCCGCTGCTGGAGTCCTACCCGGTCCAGGTGCGATCCGTCTTCTTCGGCATGATCGTCGTCTCCGTCGCCGTGCCGCTGCGACTCATGCCGGGTCGGTTCCGCGTGCTCGACGGTGTGCTCCTGGTCGCCGCCGCCGTCGCGGGCTTCCTGCTGACGAGCCTTCCGCCGGGCCAGGTCGAGGACCCGTCGCTCTGGTTCGTCTTCCTCGGTGCCGCCATCGCGATCAACGCCCTGGTGCTCCCCGGCGTCTCCGGCTCGTTCGTGCTGCTCGCGATGGGTCTCTACGTGCCGGTGCAGCAGGCGCTGTCCGACCGTGACCTGGCCTTCGTCGGGGCGTTCGTCCTCGGCGCGGCGGTCGGGCTCGCGTCCTTCGTCAAGCTGCTCCAGTGGCTCCTGCACCACCGTCGGCAGGGCACGATGGCCGTCCTGGCCGGGCTCATGATCGGCTCGCTCCGTGCGTTGTGGCCGTGGCAGGAGGACGACGGCACCCTCCTCGCGCCCACGGGGTCGGTCGTCGTGCCCGTGCTCCTCGCGGTCGCGGGTGCGGCGGTCGTCCTCGTCGCCATGGTCTGGGAGTCGCGCTCGGCGGCGCGCGCCGAGGTCCGGGCGTGA
- a CDS encoding HAD-IIA family hydrolase, with protein sequence MDGVLVHEGHAIPGAPEFVRALREKGRPFLILTNNSIFTARDLRARLAASGIDVPEESIWTSALATAQFLTDQIPNGSAYAVGEAGLTTALYEAGYTLTESDPDYVVLGETRTYSFEAITKAIRLVLGGSRFICTNPDTTGPSQEGPLPATGAVAAMITAATGRDPYFVGKPNPMMFRSALNRIDAHSEKTAMIGDRMDTDVVAGIEAGLYTYLVMTGSTTMSDVDRFPFRPSKVVDSVADLVDLV encoded by the coding sequence ATGGACGGCGTGCTCGTCCACGAGGGCCACGCGATCCCCGGTGCGCCGGAGTTCGTCCGGGCCCTGCGGGAGAAGGGACGGCCGTTCCTCATCCTCACGAACAACTCGATCTTCACGGCGCGCGACCTGCGGGCCCGCCTCGCGGCCTCCGGGATCGACGTTCCCGAGGAGTCGATCTGGACGTCGGCGCTGGCCACCGCCCAGTTCCTCACGGACCAGATCCCGAACGGCAGCGCCTACGCGGTCGGTGAGGCCGGGCTGACGACCGCGCTGTACGAGGCGGGCTACACGCTCACCGAGTCCGACCCGGACTACGTGGTGCTGGGCGAGACCCGCACGTACTCGTTCGAGGCGATCACCAAGGCGATCCGCCTCGTCCTCGGCGGCTCGCGATTCATCTGCACCAACCCGGACACGACCGGCCCGTCCCAGGAGGGCCCGCTGCCCGCCACGGGCGCGGTCGCCGCGATGATCACGGCTGCGACCGGGCGCGATCCGTACTTCGTCGGCAAGCCGAACCCGATGATGTTCCGCTCGGCGCTCAACCGCATCGACGCGCACTCCGAGAAGACGGCGATGATCGGCGACCGCATGGACACCGACGTCGTCGCGGGCATCGAGGCCGGGCTGTACACCTACCTCGTCATGACGGGGTCGACCACGATGTCCGACGTCGACCGGTTCCCGTTCCGGCCGAGCAAGGTCGTCGACTCCGTCGCGGACCTCGTCGACCTGGTCTGA
- a CDS encoding HtaA domain-containing protein, producing the protein MRTSPPRRVRRALASFLAASLAAGLTVAGVAAPAQAAPTDIQGGSATWNFKDSWTGYVGGAGTITPALVGGKSVYPSASGTVDAGTGVGTVRLGGSVNYSAHGGALDLTISDVRLAVTGETSGVLTADFTSSGAVSDDVVVAEVAVGRTRQGDTLVLTANGAFGPGVGAVDPQFAGYVGQPISTLTATLDVPAPVAPAVATTTTLGVAPSGTSQAGGTVTLTATVAPAAAGTVEFRDGGASLGTAPVSDGVARLETTALATGSHDLGAAFTPADPAAFVASASAAVAHTVTAVEPEPEPVADPKVTVSPSTPVDPAVENTFTVSGTGFVGAGARFGAYVLVGEKSIWDGSGPLVSTGWLAQGFVPAAQVRDGAFTTALTVAAGKLDPSKEYVVATSAAHGLSATDRSLDTFTPVAVQQPEPQEPVSAPFPQIADPGTTHGTVSWKVSDRVFSYYNDKQVTGGVTADGTFGLPVTAVAQADGGTDLTLSGAVRLTWKNTYAGNTPFYWLQLEDLTARVDEAGHGVLSAAVSWDNLTDAADSSAPTRVDVATFTVDPEALGAGRVLVTSSSQQYTDAFLAYLEPTGQRAHFVASGPNDANAEAKKTAPVTLAFGEDEVPAWEPAIDVYAADGSTPLGDTAVQVGDTIVVKGSGFDPAGNVGGRGMPIPANLPQGTYVVFGSFAEQWRPSEGAASSTRKVGSQTWALAASVLDQVPAQYQGAIRAAWTEIAEDGTFEARLVVKNPAALEGGRYGVYTYPASSVVNAAQELYVPVAYDVPASLTVTPASTTVEAGATVRLTVGGLVEGDQVKGVTFGGKAATYTRDGATVVLTVPADTAAGSVPVVVTSDLGVTGSTTLTVTLPAPGPTPTVTVSPSGAVDPAVENTFTVSGTGFVGDGARFGAYVLVGEKSIWDGSGPLVASGWLQLGWVMPQQVVDGAFTTTLTVPAGSFDPSKEYVVATSAAHGLSATDRSLDTFTPVAVQQPGPVDPEPTTPTTVGSLSWGVRGSFVDYIQGPIAKGGATASAGAAVSGKTFTFPQSTPWAAPVTGTSTGYRGSVQFSGHDGLLSLTVSDPRVRVDGPRAGTLLLDVTSSNLDGTTFAAKGVEFATLALPAPTTATDGAVTYADAAATLTAAGSTAFSGFYGAGEALAPVTFTVGALTSTPGGDGGTIGTPGDGSTGGTTDPAKATLSVSQAAPGDEVTISGVGFGAGETGIRTEIRSTPRTLATGVAANAGGAATSTVTIPTDVAPGEHTLLLIGANHTASAPITIVGTGTTGTGTGSGSAAEQCFAQGVNGATLSWGVSDRFRAYVTGPIAKGSVSTSGVGDNGSAFTWSGGKGSFNTDLGKGRASFGGSVSFSGHEGILDLRISNPRVVVNGSTGTLVVDVRSSDMEGNTSSSNGVAFASLDLSGKKATSGSTITWSGAPATLTAAGAKAFAGFYEAGTALSPVTFSFPIGGDVECDAYSGALASTGSDAGSLALLAGTLLLTGAALLVARPVARRRRAVRTQAVAAA; encoded by the coding sequence GTGCGCACTTCACCGCCGAGACGCGTCCGCCGCGCCCTCGCCTCGTTCCTCGCCGCGTCGCTCGCCGCGGGCCTGACCGTCGCGGGCGTCGCCGCCCCGGCGCAGGCCGCGCCGACGGACATCCAGGGCGGCTCGGCCACCTGGAACTTCAAGGACTCGTGGACGGGCTACGTCGGTGGCGCGGGCACCATCACGCCCGCGCTCGTGGGCGGGAAGTCCGTCTACCCGTCCGCGTCCGGGACCGTCGACGCCGGGACGGGGGTCGGCACGGTCCGCCTCGGCGGCTCCGTGAACTACTCCGCGCACGGTGGCGCGCTCGACCTGACGATCTCCGACGTCCGGCTCGCCGTCACCGGCGAGACGTCGGGCGTGCTCACCGCGGACTTCACGTCGTCGGGCGCCGTCTCCGACGATGTCGTCGTCGCCGAGGTCGCAGTCGGCAGGACGCGCCAGGGCGACACGCTCGTCCTCACCGCGAACGGTGCGTTCGGCCCGGGCGTCGGCGCGGTCGACCCGCAGTTCGCGGGCTACGTGGGCCAGCCGATCTCGACGCTCACCGCGACCCTGGACGTCCCGGCGCCGGTGGCCCCCGCGGTGGCGACGACGACGACGCTGGGCGTCGCGCCGTCCGGCACGTCGCAGGCGGGCGGCACGGTGACGCTCACCGCGACCGTCGCGCCCGCCGCGGCGGGCACGGTCGAGTTCCGCGACGGCGGTGCCTCGCTCGGCACCGCCCCCGTGTCCGACGGCGTCGCGCGCCTCGAGACGACGGCCCTCGCCACGGGGAGCCACGACCTCGGCGCGGCCTTCACGCCCGCCGACCCGGCGGCGTTCGTCGCCTCGGCGTCGGCCGCCGTCGCGCACACCGTGACCGCCGTCGAGCCCGAGCCGGAGCCCGTCGCCGACCCGAAGGTGACCGTGTCGCCGTCGACCCCGGTGGACCCGGCGGTGGAGAACACGTTCACGGTCTCGGGCACCGGGTTCGTGGGCGCGGGTGCGCGGTTCGGGGCGTACGTGCTCGTCGGCGAGAAGTCGATCTGGGACGGCAGCGGTCCGCTCGTGTCGACGGGCTGGCTCGCGCAGGGGTTCGTCCCGGCGGCGCAGGTGCGTGACGGGGCGTTCACGACGGCGCTGACCGTCGCGGCCGGGAAGCTCGACCCGTCGAAGGAGTACGTGGTCGCGACGTCGGCGGCGCACGGGCTCTCGGCGACGGACCGCAGCCTCGACACGTTCACCCCGGTCGCGGTGCAGCAGCCGGAGCCGCAGGAGCCGGTCAGCGCGCCGTTCCCGCAGATCGCGGACCCGGGGACGACGCACGGCACCGTCTCGTGGAAGGTCTCCGACCGCGTCTTCTCGTACTACAACGACAAGCAGGTCACGGGCGGCGTCACCGCCGACGGCACCTTCGGGCTCCCCGTCACCGCCGTGGCGCAGGCCGACGGTGGCACGGACCTGACCCTCTCCGGTGCGGTCCGCCTCACGTGGAAGAACACGTACGCGGGCAACACGCCGTTCTACTGGCTCCAGCTCGAGGACCTCACGGCGCGCGTCGACGAGGCGGGGCACGGCGTGCTGTCCGCCGCCGTGTCGTGGGACAACCTCACGGACGCGGCGGACTCGTCCGCTCCGACGCGCGTCGACGTCGCGACGTTCACCGTCGACCCGGAGGCGCTGGGCGCCGGCCGGGTCCTCGTGACGTCGTCGTCGCAGCAGTACACCGACGCGTTCCTGGCGTACCTCGAGCCGACGGGCCAGCGCGCGCACTTCGTGGCGAGCGGCCCGAACGACGCGAACGCCGAGGCCAAGAAGACGGCTCCGGTCACCCTCGCGTTCGGCGAGGACGAGGTCCCCGCGTGGGAGCCCGCGATCGACGTCTACGCCGCGGACGGCTCCACGCCGCTCGGTGACACCGCGGTCCAGGTCGGCGACACGATCGTCGTCAAGGGCTCCGGCTTCGACCCCGCGGGCAACGTCGGCGGTCGGGGCATGCCGATCCCGGCGAACCTCCCGCAGGGCACGTACGTCGTGTTCGGCAGCTTCGCCGAGCAGTGGCGCCCGTCCGAGGGTGCGGCGTCGTCGACCCGGAAGGTCGGGTCGCAGACGTGGGCCCTCGCGGCGTCCGTCCTCGACCAGGTCCCGGCGCAGTACCAGGGCGCGATCCGCGCCGCCTGGACGGAGATCGCCGAGGACGGCACGTTCGAGGCGCGCCTCGTCGTGAAGAACCCCGCGGCGCTGGAGGGCGGCCGCTACGGCGTCTACACGTACCCCGCGAGCAGCGTGGTCAACGCGGCTCAGGAGCTGTACGTCCCGGTCGCCTACGACGTTCCCGCGTCGCTCACGGTCACGCCCGCGTCGACGACGGTCGAGGCCGGCGCCACCGTGCGGCTCACGGTGGGCGGGCTCGTCGAGGGCGACCAGGTCAAGGGTGTGACGTTCGGCGGCAAGGCCGCGACGTACACGCGCGACGGCGCGACGGTCGTGCTCACCGTCCCGGCCGACACCGCGGCGGGGTCCGTCCCCGTCGTCGTGACGTCCGACCTCGGGGTGACCGGCAGCACGACGCTCACCGTCACCCTCCCCGCCCCGGGGCCCACGCCGACGGTGACGGTGTCGCCGTCGGGCGCGGTGGACCCGGCGGTGGAGAACACGTTCACGGTCTCCGGGACCGGGTTCGTGGGTGACGGTGCCCGGTTCGGGGCGTACGTGCTCGTCGGGGAGAAGTCGATCTGGGACGGCTCCGGCCCGCTCGTCGCCTCGGGGTGGCTCCAGCTCGGCTGGGTCATGCCGCAGCAGGTGGTCGACGGCGCGTTCACCACGACGCTGACGGTCCCGGCGGGCTCGTTCGACCCGTCGAAGGAGTACGTCGTCGCGACCTCGGCCGCGCACGGCCTCTCCGCGACCGACCGCAGCCTCGACACGTTCACCCCGGTCGCGGTCCAGCAGCCCGGACCGGTCGACCCGGAGCCCACGACGCCGACGACCGTCGGGAGCCTGAGCTGGGGTGTGCGCGGCTCGTTCGTGGACTACATCCAGGGCCCGATCGCGAAGGGCGGCGCCACGGCGAGCGCGGGCGCGGCGGTCTCCGGGAAGACGTTCACGTTCCCGCAGTCCACGCCCTGGGCGGCTCCGGTGACGGGCACGTCCACGGGCTACCGCGGTTCGGTCCAGTTCTCGGGGCACGACGGGCTGCTCAGCCTCACGGTGTCCGACCCTCGCGTGCGGGTCGACGGTCCCCGCGCCGGTACGCTCCTGCTCGATGTGACGTCGTCGAACCTCGACGGGACGACGTTCGCCGCGAAGGGCGTCGAGTTCGCGACGCTCGCGCTCCCGGCCCCGACGACGGCGACGGACGGCGCGGTGACGTACGCGGACGCCGCGGCGACGCTCACGGCGGCCGGCTCCACGGCCTTCTCGGGCTTCTACGGCGCTGGCGAGGCACTCGCCCCGGTGACGTTCACCGTCGGTGCCCTGACGTCGACCCCCGGTGGCGACGGCGGCACGATCGGCACCCCGGGTGACGGCTCGACGGGTGGCACGACCGACCCGGCGAAGGCGACGCTCTCGGTGTCGCAGGCCGCACCGGGCGACGAGGTCACGATCAGCGGCGTCGGGTTCGGCGCGGGCGAGACCGGCATCCGCACGGAGATCCGCTCCACGCCGCGCACGCTCGCGACAGGCGTCGCCGCGAACGCGGGCGGCGCTGCGACCTCGACGGTGACGATCCCGACGGACGTCGCGCCGGGCGAGCACACGCTGCTCCTGATCGGCGCGAACCACACGGCGTCGGCCCCGATCACGATCGTGGGCACCGGGACCACCGGTACCGGCACGGGCTCGGGGAGCGCGGCGGAGCAGTGCTTCGCCCAGGGCGTCAACGGTGCGACCCTCTCGTGGGGCGTGAGCGACCGGTTCCGCGCGTACGTCACCGGCCCGATCGCGAAGGGCTCGGTCTCGACGAGCGGCGTCGGCGACAACGGCTCGGCGTTCACGTGGAGCGGCGGCAAGGGCTCGTTCAACACGGACCTCGGCAAGGGCCGCGCGAGCTTCGGCGGCTCGGTGTCGTTCTCCGGGCACGAGGGCATCCTCGACCTGCGGATCAGCAACCCGCGCGTCGTCGTGAACGGCTCGACCGGCACGCTCGTGGTCGACGTCCGGAGCAGCGACATGGAGGGCAACACGTCCTCGTCGAACGGCGTCGCGTTCGCGAGCCTGGACCTGTCGGGCAAGAAGGCGACGTCGGGCTCGACGATCACGTGGAGCGGCGCGCCCGCGACCCTCACGGCCGCCGGGGCGAAGGCGTTCGCCGGGTTCTACGAGGCCGGCACCGCGCTCTCGCCGGTGACGTTCAGCTTCCCGATCGGCGGCGACGTCGAGTGCGACGCGTACTCCGGGGCGCTCGCCTCGACGGGCTCCGACGCGGGCAGTCTCGCGCTCCTCGCCGGGACCCTGCTGCTGACGGGGGCGGCCCTCCTGGTCGCGCGACCCGTCGCGCGGCGCCGTCGGGCGGTACGCACCCAGGCGGTCGCGGCCGCCTGA
- the pyrE gene encoding orotate phosphoribosyltransferase: MATVTTDSASTLASTPREQLLALIRELAVVHGRVTLSSGKEADYYVDLRRVTLHHRAAPLIGHQLLDLLEERGLGTAEVDAVGGLTLGADPIATALLHAAASRGQDLDAFVVRKAAKAHGMQRQIEGPDVAGRKVVVVEDTTTTGGSPITAIEAVRAAGGEVVGVATIVDRATGAGEKIEALGVPYHFLFSLEDLGLA; encoded by the coding sequence CTGGCGACCGTGACTACTGACTCCGCCTCGACGCTCGCCTCGACGCCCCGCGAGCAGCTGCTCGCCCTCATCCGTGAGCTCGCCGTCGTGCACGGCCGGGTGACGCTCTCCTCCGGCAAGGAGGCGGACTACTACGTCGACCTGCGTCGTGTGACGCTGCACCACCGCGCGGCACCGCTCATCGGGCACCAGCTCCTCGACCTTCTCGAGGAGCGCGGGCTCGGGACGGCCGAGGTCGACGCCGTGGGCGGCCTGACGCTCGGGGCCGACCCCATCGCGACGGCGCTCCTGCACGCCGCGGCGTCGCGCGGGCAGGACCTCGACGCGTTCGTGGTCCGCAAGGCGGCGAAGGCGCACGGCATGCAGCGTCAGATCGAGGGCCCGGACGTCGCGGGCCGCAAGGTCGTCGTCGTCGAGGACACCACGACGACGGGCGGGTCGCCCATCACCGCGATCGAGGCCGTGCGCGCGGCGGGCGGGGAGGTCGTCGGAGTCGCGACGATCGTCGACCGCGCGACCGGGGCGGGCGAGAAGATCGAGGCGCTCGGGGTGCCGTACCACTTCCTGTTCAGCCTGGAGGACCTCGGCCTCGCCTGA
- a CDS encoding MerR family transcriptional regulator, with translation MHIGELSRRSGVKAHQLRYYEAQGLLEPGRTAGGYRRYDEADLVTVRQIRHLLDAGLSTEDIGYLLPCATGEAPELVGCPELLTALRARLDRVDDQIDTLARSRAALVRYIDDAERVGGETYGPFGASPAEPASA, from the coding sequence GTGCACATCGGAGAGCTGAGCCGTCGGAGCGGGGTCAAGGCCCACCAGCTCCGGTACTACGAGGCACAGGGGTTGCTGGAGCCGGGTCGCACCGCGGGCGGGTACCGCCGCTACGACGAGGCCGACCTGGTCACGGTGCGGCAGATCCGCCACCTGCTCGACGCCGGGCTGTCCACCGAGGACATCGGCTACCTGCTGCCGTGCGCCACCGGAGAGGCCCCGGAGCTCGTGGGATGCCCGGAGCTGCTGACCGCCCTGCGGGCGCGGCTGGATCGGGTGGACGACCAGATCGACACGCTGGCCCGTTCTCGCGCGGCCCTGGTCCGCTACATCGACGACGCCGAGCGGGTGGGCGGCGAGACGTACGGGCCCTTCGGCGCGAGCCCGGCGGAGCCGGCCAGCGCGTGA
- a CDS encoding NAD(P)-dependent oxidoreductase has translation MTHHTSTQTSTETSSATGTDVTVIGLGLMGRALADAVLTAGHRVTVWNRTAAKAEGLVSRGARLADSVESAVLASPVSIVCVSDYASLQQAFASVSGDLDGRVLVNLTSGDPEQARELARWADQAGAHTLDGAIMAVPSTIGTADAIILLSGSGTAFETHQPLLAALGDATFLGDDHGLAALYDVAGLSVMWGVLNAWLQGVALLSTAGVDASAFTPFAAQVAQETVGWLPGYADQVDRGSFTPDDATIATHAGGIAHLVRVSEELGVDAELPRLFGSVAARAIAAGHADRSYPALIEQLAPGSRAS, from the coding sequence ATGACACACCACACGAGCACCCAGACCAGCACCGAGACCAGCTCGGCGACGGGCACCGACGTGACGGTCATCGGCCTGGGACTGATGGGCCGGGCACTGGCAGACGCGGTCCTGACGGCGGGGCACCGGGTGACGGTGTGGAACCGCACGGCCGCGAAGGCGGAGGGACTCGTCTCCCGAGGTGCGCGGCTCGCCGACTCGGTCGAGAGCGCGGTCCTCGCGAGCCCCGTGAGCATCGTCTGCGTCTCGGACTACGCGTCGCTCCAGCAGGCGTTCGCGTCGGTCTCCGGGGACCTCGACGGCCGCGTCCTGGTCAACCTGACCTCGGGCGACCCCGAGCAGGCCCGCGAGCTGGCCCGTTGGGCCGACCAGGCGGGCGCCCACACTCTCGACGGCGCGATCATGGCGGTGCCGTCGACCATCGGCACCGCCGACGCGATCATCCTGCTGAGCGGCTCGGGGACGGCCTTCGAGACCCACCAGCCCCTCCTCGCCGCGCTGGGAGACGCGACCTTCCTCGGTGACGACCACGGCCTGGCGGCGCTGTACGACGTCGCCGGCCTCAGCGTGATGTGGGGCGTCCTGAACGCCTGGCTCCAGGGGGTGGCGCTGCTGAGCACCGCGGGCGTCGACGCGTCCGCCTTCACGCCGTTCGCGGCGCAGGTCGCGCAGGAGACGGTCGGATGGCTGCCCGGGTATGCCGACCAGGTCGACCGCGGCTCCTTCACGCCCGACGACGCGACGATCGCGACCCATGCGGGCGGGATCGCCCACCTGGTCAGGGTGAGCGAGGAGCTGGGCGTCGACGCCGAGCTCCCGCGGCTGTTCGGGTCCGTGGCGGCTCGCGCGATCGCCGCCGGCCACGCGGACAGGAGCTACCCCGCCCTGATCGAGCAGCTCGCCCCGGGCTCGAGGGCGTCCTGA
- a CDS encoding SDR family NAD(P)-dependent oxidoreductase, whose amino-acid sequence MATALITGASAGLGLEFAWQLATARHDLVLVARDEARLEDVAAQIRAAAGVRVQVLPADLSVPDDVARVAARLATTGGPDERPVGLLVNNAGFATHQHFVGGDLDVELRALDVMVRAVMVLSHAAAGQMTERGRGAILNVASVAALTAGGTYAAAKAWVRSFTEGLAVELHGTGVSATVLCPGFTHTEFHDRAGIDKSVLPDLAWLDADRVVAAALADVRRGVVISTPSVRYRVASAALRAMPRSAVRAIGKYR is encoded by the coding sequence ATGGCGACAGCACTCATCACCGGCGCGAGCGCCGGCCTGGGCCTGGAGTTCGCGTGGCAGCTCGCCACGGCGCGGCACGACCTCGTGCTCGTCGCGCGCGACGAGGCACGGCTCGAGGACGTCGCGGCCCAGATCCGGGCCGCGGCGGGCGTCCGCGTCCAGGTGCTGCCCGCGGACCTCTCCGTGCCCGACGACGTCGCGCGCGTGGCCGCGCGGCTCGCCACCACCGGCGGCCCGGACGAGCGCCCGGTCGGCCTGCTCGTCAACAACGCGGGCTTCGCGACCCACCAGCACTTCGTCGGCGGAGACCTCGACGTCGAGCTGCGCGCGCTCGACGTCATGGTCCGGGCGGTCATGGTCCTGTCGCACGCCGCGGCCGGGCAGATGACGGAGCGCGGACGCGGCGCGATCCTCAACGTCGCGTCCGTGGCCGCGCTCACCGCGGGCGGCACGTACGCGGCCGCGAAGGCGTGGGTGCGCTCGTTCACGGAGGGCCTCGCCGTCGAGCTGCACGGTACCGGGGTCTCGGCGACCGTCCTGTGCCCCGGGTTCACGCACACCGAGTTCCACGACCGAGCCGGCATCGACAAGTCCGTCTTGCCGGACCTCGCGTGGCTCGACGCCGACCGGGTCGTCGCGGCGGCGCTCGCGGACGTGCGGCGCGGCGTCGTCATCTCGACCCCGTCGGTGCGCTACCGCGTCGCGTCGGCCGCCCTGCGGGCGATGCCGCGCTCCGCCGTCCGGGCGATCGGCAAGTACCGCTGA
- a CDS encoding universal stress protein, producing MTVVLAFAPGDLGTAATRAAGRAALLLGTDVVVVNTTRGDRLVDPRWADHDQLVEVGTLLEGAGIEYTVRHLQSSALPAEVVLGVAAEVAADLVVVGVRHRTPVGKLVLGSTAQQILLGARCPVLAVKPPAP from the coding sequence ATGACCGTCGTCCTCGCGTTCGCGCCCGGTGACCTCGGGACCGCCGCGACCCGGGCCGCCGGGCGCGCGGCCCTGCTCCTCGGGACGGACGTCGTCGTGGTCAACACGACGCGCGGCGACCGCCTCGTCGACCCCCGGTGGGCCGACCACGACCAGCTCGTCGAGGTCGGCACGCTCCTCGAGGGTGCGGGCATCGAGTACACGGTGCGGCACCTGCAGTCGTCCGCGCTCCCGGCGGAGGTCGTGCTCGGGGTCGCCGCCGAGGTGGCGGCCGACCTCGTGGTCGTCGGGGTCCGCCACCGCACGCCCGTGGGGAAGCTCGTCCTCGGGTCCACCGCGCAGCAGATCCTCCTCGGGGCGAGGTGCCCCGTGCTCGCGGTCAAGCCGCCCGCACCGTGA